The sequence AAATCGTTTGATTTGGAATCAAGATACAGCTCATAGGCATCCCATTCTTCCTGCTCCTGACGCAGACTGTCACGAAGTTCTGCTCCAAAGGTCAGTTTTTGCCCTTCAAGCAGGGAAAGAGTTGCTGAAGCTTCAGCTCCCCACCATCTGCCCATGGCCCAGTCAGAAAATTTCTGGAGATCTGAGAGATCACCTTCTTCGGAGTAGTCAACGATCCAGTCGCCATCATATTGATACTGGTCATAGTAGAGACGACCAGTCAATTCGATTGAACTCTCTGTTAAATGTTCGTATTTAAGATCAAGATATGAGTGTTTATCCCAGGTGCGGGTACCGGAATCATTGAATACCGTATCATAGGGTGCTGTTGGAACGCCTTTCTCCCGATTCACATATGCGCCTTCCAGAGTAAAATCACCAAAAGAAAGTTTGCCAAAAAGGTTCTGGAAGTTTTCATCATCAGCTCCGGCTGCAATGCCATGGTTACTGGCTGGATCATCAAATGCCTCAAAGTAAAGATCATCCCCGTTGCTGTCGTGGTAAGTACCTGAGATAAGTAGCTCGAAGCCGTTAGCAAAACGTTTTCCGTAACTCAGGCGTCCCTGGTAACGATCGAAACTGCCGGCTGCTCCTGAAACTTCACCCCCTTGAAAATCCCGGCCTTTTTTGGTTATCACATTGACCACTCCAAAAAAAGCACTGTTACCGTACAGGGATGAGCCTGGCCCGCGCACCACCTCAACTCGATCGATAAGATCAACATCCAGGATAAAGCCACCATCAATGTAGCCACTGTCGTAGATGTTGTCATTCATCCGGTGACCATCGACCAGTTGTAGAAACTTGCTGTTATAATCTCCTCCAATACTGAAACCACGTGAACCGGAATACCCGTAGTTACGATCATAATTCAGATAAAATCCGGGTAAACTGTTGAGGATATCGGCAAGTGTCCTATACCCATATCGCTGGATTTCCCTGGCAGTAACGATACTGATTCTGGCTGGTGCTTCGGTAACTTTCTGGTCGTATTTAGAAGCTGAGTAGACTGAGGCAATGTCCTGAAAGAGTATTTCTTCGCTTGCCACTTCACCCAATCCCAGATCA comes from Desulfocapsa sulfexigens DSM 10523 and encodes:
- a CDS encoding TonB-dependent receptor plug domain-containing protein, giving the protein MKSYCKVAGMLFALSTLAWPVSGMAQSDDLGLGEVASEEILFQDIASVYSASKYDQKVTEAPARISIVTAREIQRYGYRTLADILNSLPGFYLNYDRNYGYSGSRGFSIGGDYNSKFLQLVDGHRMNDNIYDSGYIDGGFILDVDLIDRVEVVRGPGSSLYGNSAFFGVVNVITKKGRDFQGGEVSGAAGSFDRYQGRLSYGKRFANGFELLISGTYHDSNGDDLYFEAFDDPASNHGIAAGADDENFQNLFGKLSFGDFTLEGAYVNREKGVPTAPYDTVFNDSGTRTWDKHSYLDLKYEHLTESSIELTGRLYYDQYQYDGDWIVDYSEEGDLSDLQKFSDWAMGRWWGAEASATLSLLEGQKLTFGAELRDSLRQEQEEWDAYELYLDSKSNDFTWAFFLQDEIRILNNLFLNLGVRYDYFDTVGSTTNPRIALIYTPLSRTNLKLLYGTAFRAPNAYELYYHDGDITQKLADNLVPETIETFEVIVEQKITENTRAVFSAYHNKIKDLLVLTTDPADELLVFKNLGKAEAMGGEVQIEGRWDNGWAGSVSYSYQNAKNKSTGERMVNSPLNMAKANVMIPLLENKLMAGLEVQYESGRKTLNENMTDDFFLTNLTFLSKNVIKGVTLSASIYNLFDRKYAYPASEEHYQDAIDQDGRTFRVKLDYSF